A region of the Cotesia glomerata isolate CgM1 unplaced genomic scaffold, MPM_Cglom_v2.3 scaffold_14, whole genome shotgun sequence genome:
TATTTGTTTTCGTCATTTTGTAAATTTCTGATGTATAAatctcattatttattttgacacgtccatagatagatatattttcTAATTCAATGTGATTAGAGCGTAATAAACCCTCCtcaaaatcattaaattttatatctgtgaTAATTTTTCCTAAGACCTGATAATCTTTTAACCCATCAGTAGTTACAATATTATTAGCTGACCGTTCATCGATGCGATTTTCAATAAGTTGTGCTCCTTGTAGAATTTGTAAATTGTTAATGATTTCTTGACCGAAATGCTTGCTGCCGTGCACACATCTCGCTATGTagccattaaaattttcaaatgaaaaagCTGAAGTTCCTAGTAGGGGTCCCCACCTTTTTACGCATAATGCTAAATGGAGGAGTTGATGAACGTTATAACTTAATTGTCGATCACCATATAACTCTTCAACTTGCGAtacaaacaattttaataagtcATTCGACTCCTCAAGATCCGTGACTGTTACAGTAGATTTAACTAAATTGAAAATAGCTTTCACTAGTAATAACCAATGCTGCACATATATCTCTGGTAAATAGGCAGCAAGCAACGGAAGAGagtaaaataacaaaaaattgtagCATTCAGatgctttaaataaattatactgtGATAATTTTCGAGGTAACCTGGAAAATGACTGCGGTGGTCGTATCCTTAACATAAAGTCATCAACTTCTGtgattttgctttttaaactGTAAGGACTTTTTTTTCCGAACCAAAGACCAAATACTTGTTTGACGACACCAAGTAAAACTGAATGCATGAATTCGGGTAAAACACATTTTCCAAGATCAATTAAAGGAAGACAAGATAGAACAGAATATCCTTTCACACCTCGGATttgaattttagtatttttttgaagtagTATTTTAGCTTGAGCTTCCATTTTCTTTCCAGTTCTTAATCTGTAATCAATTTTGTACGGAAAAATACGCGAAGTTTTCAATCCAGCAATAGGTTTACTTTTTACCGTCCGAATCTCACATATGTTACATCCGTAACGGCCGTTGAAAGACATAATATTTTGGACTTGGGCTCTAGCTGGTGCATCTGCTATCATTATCGGAGCAACTATTTTGGAGTTTATCGTTTCCCCAGTTTTTGGATTTATCCAATCAATACCAGTGACGAAGCAttgttttagtttattaaaaattggcTTGAGAAAAAGATTCATGGATGGCTTACAGCTGTCATCATACCACAgtccaattattattatatatttgtcTCTGATGTTTATAGGTAGTTCTGCGATTGTGAACATAAGTGGCCAGCAATGACTTTTTGCACTCTTTACCAAAGATAAGCCATCAGTGTTGAGAATAAGTGTTAAATCATAAGTACCTCTATTATTCCGAGCATTGACTCTGATATATTCTGTTCCATCAGTTATATCTGAAATATTTCCATCATTTTGTGATCGagttagttttaatttttcagctaAATTATTATgttcaaatagaaattttatttgatcagAAACGTCAAATTCGTGAAAAAATCCAATATCTGAGATCTTATCTGTTTTACAcaaagaacatttttttatttgctttttgCCTGAAATTTCAATATCAACGCcaaacaaacattttttacagtagtaattctttataaatttgCTTGGAGGAGCAATATTTTTAGCGTattgaaaaagtttaaataatgtttttggCATTTCATTATCCTCtggtaaaaatttaagttgCATTTTCAATATATCTTTTAATGCAGCTTTAGTAATATTATGCTTAATATATAACTTCAATAAACATAATACACATTCATCTACGCTCATAGTACTATTAGGAAAAATCATATTACTTTGATCTATATCTTCATGG
Encoded here:
- the LOC123273809 gene encoding uncharacterized protein LOC123273809 — encoded protein: MSSDDDENSYSLIPRRRYKRYKSDSTAPIPLRTLNRWRTSGFFSNDDTSRSENYHEESSIVENDFATNVINNLTNDDNFSSSDVSDIDSVSNKSTDDRLNETDQELASDHDDEEVNDNDDEEINDNDDECPVDYEDDDDFEDAKGDHDNLIEIEEIIHEDIDQSNMIFPNSTMSVDECVLCLLKLYIKHNITKAALKDILKMQLKFLPEDNEMPKTLFKLFQYAKNIAPPSKFIKNYYCKKCLFGVDIEISGKKQIKKCSLCKTDKISDIGFFHEFDVSDQIKFLFEHNNLAEKLKLTRSQNDGNISDITDGTEYIRVNARNNRGTYDLTLILNTDGLSLVKSAKSHCWPLMFTIAELPINIRDKYIIIIGLWYDDSCKPSMNLFLKPIFNKLKQCFVTGIDWINPKTGETINSKIVAPIMIADAPARAQVQNIMSFNGRYGCNICEIRTVKSKPIAGLKTSRIFPYKIDYRLRTGKKMEAQAKILLQKNTKIQIRGVKGYSVLSCLPLIDLGKCVLPEFMHSVLLGVVKQVFGLWFGKKSPYSLKSKITEVDDFMLRIRPPQSFSRLPRKLSQYNLFKASECYNFLLFYSLPLLAAYLPEIYVQHWLLLVKAIFNLVKSTVTVTDLEESNDLLKLFVSQVEELYGDRQLSYNVHQLLHLALCVKRWGPLLGTSAFSFENFNGYIARCVHGSKHFGQEIINNLQILQGAQLIENRIDERSANNIVTTDGLKDYQVLGKIITDIKFNDFEEGLLRSNHIELENISIYGRVKINNEIYTSEIYKMTKTNSHTVQIDLDKSLIYGSIKCFVQFEENLYIIVHQFSIDHSKIFHHKKMKNNIEHVIPIQENDDTMLIKYSNIQSITQIIRVENYVCKRPNTLKIVW